The nucleotide sequence TTCTTCATATCTCAACTGACATGCCATCGGTGGGTATGAATAGAATTTTGTCTCATTTAGCGAGTTGAAAAAGTCAGTTTTGGCGGAGTACACAAATTCATTTGGAAAAGGAAAAATATTTATTGAGAAAAGTTTTATTATGAGATGATAGAATTGTCGTCATGATAAATCCTTCCTGTAAATATTACGAAGAAGAATTTTTGATAGAGAATATTTTGGTGAAAAATAATTCTGTGAAAAAACCTCGTCGAAATTGACGTGAATATTTTTAAAAAACAGAAATCAAAAAGTGCTATTTATACTTCTCTCCCAAAATTTTTATTAACAAAATCAGGAACTTGAATCCTTCAATAAAGTGAATGCACTTCACGAAATAAAAACTTAAAATTGATTCAAAATGCACGAAGAAATCAACCTAAAAGAATTCTTGACATATGTTAAATGAGTCGTTAAATTTGTCCCTCAATTTCAAAGAATTCCGCAGTAGCTCAGTTGGTTAGAGCACCTGACTGTTAATCAGGGAGTCGTAGGTTCAAGTCCTACCTGCGGAGCTAATATCCGGTAGTTGCCGGATATTTTATTTTAAATAAAACAAGAAAAATGTATTACACTTACGCTTTGTATTCACGGAAATATGATAAGATATATGTTGGCTCAACATCTGACATAGACAAAAGAGTAGCTAACCACAACGAAGGAAAATCAAGATACACAAAAAGTTACATACCGTGGGAATTGATTTACTATGAAGAATTTGTGACAAGATCGTCAGCTATGAAAAGGGAGAAGGAATTGAAGACACATCAGGGAAGAGATTTTATAAGGAAGAAAATCTCAGTTGGTTAGAGTCCGGCAGATGCCGGATTAATCAGGGAGTCGTAGGTCGAAGATTCGGCAATTGACGAATTCTTCCGAAGGAATCCATTTGAAATAGTGTTGTTTGCTGAAATTAATTATCAGTTTATATTCCCGATTGTATATTTTAAACCTTGTAACACATTCTAAATTATAAATTCAAATTTTAGAAATGACTAATCTAATTACCGGTATAGTTTACGATCCCATTTTCTTACAACACGATTTTCATGGTCATCCTGAAAACTCCGCAAGGCTAAAGTCTATCATCACAACATTAAAAGAAAAAGGATTATTACAGGAACTTGCACAGGTAAAATCCCGGCAAGCTGATTTTAATGAAATAAGACTCTGTCATACAAAAGAATACATTCAATATGTAAAAAGTTTTTGTGAAAAGGGCGGAGGTTATCTTGATCCGGATACCTATTCAACCAAATATTCTTTTCTCGCTGCTGCAACTGCCGTAGGAAGTTCGATTGATTTAACTAAGAATGTAATCAATGGAAAATTAAAAAATGGATTTGCACTGCTTCGTCCTCCCGGACAC is from Ignavibacteriota bacterium and encodes:
- a CDS encoding GIY-YIG nuclease family protein; the protein is MYYTYALYSRKYDKIYVGSTSDIDKRVANHNEGKSRYTKSYIPWELIYYEEFVTRSSAMKREKELKTHQGRDFIRKKISVG